The Manis javanica isolate MJ-LG chromosome 6, MJ_LKY, whole genome shotgun sequence genome contains a region encoding:
- the LOC118968802 gene encoding olfactory receptor 8B3-like, whose product MAPGNGSLIAEFILLGLTDKPDLQLPLFCLFLVMYVLTELGNFSLITLIGLNSHLHTPMYFFLFNLSFIDLCYSSVFTPKMLMNFLTKKNIISYVECMTQFWFFCFFAISECYVLASMAYDRYVAICNPLLYNAAMSPKVCSSLMLGSYLLAFSGSMAHTGCLLRLTFCDANTINHYLCDVLPVLQLSCTSTRVNELVVFIVAGINIIVPCLTIFVSYGFILSSILRISSTVGRSKAFSTCSSHIIAVSLFFGSFSFMYLQPSSAGSVDVRKISSVFYTNVVPMMNPLIYSLRNKDVKVALRKTLSRRNFFIRNSVIL is encoded by the coding sequence ATGGCTCCGGGAAATGGCTCTCTCATTGCTGAATTTATTCTGTTGGGATTAACAGACAAACCAGATCTCCAGCTGCCCCTTTTCTGCCTGTTTCTAGTAATGTATGTGCTCACTGAGTTGGGAAATTTTAGCTTGATAACTCTAATTGGGCTGAATTCACATctgcacacccccatgtactttttcctcttcAACTTGTCTTTTATAGATCTTTGTTATTCTTCGGTATTTACACCGAAAATGTTGATGAATTTCTTAaccaagaaaaatataatctcATATGTGGAGTGCATGACTCAGTtctggtttttctgtttttttgctatttctgAATGCTATGTGCTGGCAtcaatggcctatgaccgctatgtggccatctgcaacccACTCTTGTATAATGCTGCCATGTCCCCTAAAGTGTGTTCCAGCCTTATGCTTGGTTCATACTTGTTGGCCTTTTCTGGCTCCATGGCCCACACTGGATGCCTGCTGAGACTGACCTTCTGTGATGCCAACACCATCAACCATTATTTGTGTGACGTCCTCCCTGTGCTCCAGCTCTCCTGCACCAGCACCCGTGTCAATGAGCTGGTGGTGTTCATTGTGGCGGGCATCAACATCATTGTGCCCTGTCTCACCATCTTTGTCTCCTACGGTTTCATCCTCTCCAGCATCCTCCGCATCAGCTCCACTGTgggcaggtccaaagccttcagcacctgcagctcccacatcattgctgtttctttgttctttggatcattttcatttatgtatCTCCAACCATCTTCTGCTGGGTCTGTGGATGTGAGAAAAATCTCTTCTGTCTTTTATACCAATGTGGTCCCCATGATGAACCCTTTAATTTATAGCTTGAGGAATAAAGATGTTAAAGTTGCTCTGAGAAAAACACTGAGTAGGAGAAATTTTTTTATCAGAAACAGTGTTATTTTGTAG